The Toxorhynchites rutilus septentrionalis strain SRP chromosome 3, ASM2978413v1, whole genome shotgun sequence genome includes a region encoding these proteins:
- the LOC129775810 gene encoding carnitine O-palmitoyltransferase 2, mitochondrial — protein MLRVPRSNFVFLRGKTTRASSGEDYQYLQRTRIPMLHFQPSLPRLPIPALEKTCERYLAAQKPLLIDEAFRKTNDNVDRFMTTTGPKLQELLKQKDSQNKHTSYISEPWFDMYLRDRVPLPINYNPLLMMNPDPRPEYNNQLVRTTNLVISSLRFMNSLRAQLLEPEVFHLNPAKSDTDRFRTITSLTPSIISTYVAYAFKAFPLDMSQYQGLFGATRIPETDKDRIYRTEKSKHVLVIRNGNMYSVDVMDETGNIEQPATLLARFKHVLEDNRPPNETPLSLLTTENRDTWAEIRYHLHENGNEKALLDVDSALFCICLDNSKIDPDQPIPMIRDFLLGDGTNRWFDKSFSLIVAKDGTAGVNFEHSWGDGVAVLRYFQEIYKETTNAPFVHPELEPKDANASGDVVKLIEFKLDSKIRDGIIAAQNHHNAIIDSLDMNYIKYNGINKNICKQKKISPDSVMQLGFQLAFYKQHGQFVATYESCSTAAFRHGRTETMRPCTSATKEFCEAIERKQNPHSMNDLRQMMDKCSTIHGQLTKEAAMGQGFDRHLFGLRHTAQLNDIPLPCIFEDPAYAAINRNILSTSTLSSPALLAGGFGPVVKDGYGIGYNIQDGFLGCVITSYKPERNGSDFVECLRSAYDDIANVLNSSKPSGK, from the exons ATGCTACGCGTTCCACGCAGTAATTTCGTTTTCTTACGGGGTAAAACTACTCGCGCCAGTTCCGGCGAGGACTATCAATACTTGCAGAGAACACGAATCCCTATGCTGCATTTTCAGCCTTCCTTGCCTAGATTACCGATCCCAGCGCTCGAAAAAACCTGCGAGCGATATCTAGCTGCTCAGAAACCGCTGCTTATCGATGAGGCCTTCCGGAAAACAAATGACAATGTTGATCGATTCATGACTACCACCGGGCCTAAACTGCAAGAGTTGCTTAAGCAAAAAGATTCACAAAATAAACATACCAGTTATATTTCCGAACCATGGTTCGATATGTACCTCAGAGATCGAgttccactgccgataaattacAATCCTCTGTTGATGATGAACCCAGATCCACGTCCGGAATACAATAACCAACTGGTGCGGACAACTAATCTGGTGATAAGCTCGTTGCGTTTTATGAATTCACTACGAGCACAGCTGCTTGAGCCAGAAGTGTTCCACCTGAATCCTGCTAAAAGCGACACGGATAGATTTAGGACCATTACTTCACTCACACCATCTATCATCTCTACATACGTGGCATATGCTTTCAAGGCTTTTCCGCTTGATATGAGCCAGTATCAAGGGTTATTTGGAGCAACCAGGATTCCCGAAACGGACAAAGATAGAATTTATAGAACCGAGAAGTCGAAACATGTGCTGGTGATTCGAAACGGAAACATGTATTCAGTAGATGTTATGGATGAAACGG GTAACATAGAACAGCCAGCGACTTTGTTAGCTAGATTCAAACATGTCCTGGAGGATAATCGCCCACCGAATGAAACCCCACTGAGTCTGCTGACCACGGAGAACCGAGACACGTGGGCCGAAATTCGCTACCATCTTCAcgaaaatggaaacgaaaaagcACTTCTTGACGTTGATTCAGCACTGTTCTGTATTTGCTTGGATAACAGTAAGATTGATCCGGATCAGCCAATTCCTATGATTAGAGATTTCCTACTAGGTGACGGAACAAACCGATGGTTTGACAAATCGTTCTCGTTGATTGTAGCCAAAGATGGAACGGCAGGCGTTAATTTCGAGCACTCGTGGGGCGATGGAGTGGCTGTGCTTCGGTACTTCCAAGAAATCTATAAAGAAACTACGAATGCTCCTTTTGTGCATCCAGAGTTGGAACCGAAGGACGCTAACGCCAGCGGAGATGTGGTCAAGCTGATAGAATTTAAGTTAGATAGCAAAATTAGAGATGGTATCATAGCTGCACAAAATCATCACAACGCAATAATTGACTCGCTGGACATGAATTATATAAAATACAACGGTATTAATAAGAACATCtgtaaacagaaaaaaatcagtcCAGATTCTGTTATGCAACTGGGTTTCCAATTAGCTTTCTACAAGCAGCACGGACAGTTTGTGGCCACATACGAATCGTGTAGTACTGCCGCTTTTCGCCATGGACGAACCGAAACTATGCGTCCATGTACTTCGGCTACTAAAGAATTCTGTGAAGCTAtagaaagaaaacaaaatcctCATTCAATGAATGACCTTCGACAAATGATGGATAAATGTTCCACCATTCACGGGCAACTGACGAAGGAAGCAGCCATGGGTCAAGGTTTCGATAGACATTTGTTCGGACTGCGTCATACAGCCCAACTCAATGACATTCCATTGCCTTGCATTTTCGAGGATCCTGCCTATGCGGCTATCAATCGGAACATCCTTTCCACTAGTACCCTCTCATCGCCGGCACTTCTCGCTGGTGGGTTCGGACCGGTTGTGAAGGATGGATATGGCATTGGATACAACATCCAGGATGGTTTTCTGGGATGTGTGATCACTAGTTATAAGCCGGAGCGTAATGGTAGCGATTTTGTAGAATGTCTTCGTAGTGCATATGATGATATTGCCAATGTGTTGAATAGTTCAAAACCGTCCGGTAAATGA